The following proteins are encoded in a genomic region of Nymphalis io chromosome 8, ilAglIoxx1.1, whole genome shotgun sequence:
- the LOC126770049 gene encoding fringe glycosyltransferase gives MGGRRIIKAAAFLIALGYSSLLVYQGGVNFNFQESRSVQVADLSIEPVTKTTILDSGQNKNITLDDIFISVKTTKHYQNTRLPILLKTWFQLAKEQTWFFTDIDNQQLQNQTNGHMVNTKCSASHQRKHLCCKMSVEYDHFLESGKKWFCHFDDDNYVNIPRLVSVLQTYNHHEDWYLGRTSVYEPVKIYKKPTSKLLFSFWFATGGAGFCISRSLALKMLPVASGGRFISICEGIRLPDDVSMGFIIEHLMKKNLTRVPEFHSHLEQMKLLMPETFRDQISFSYSKSKTGWNVINVPGFDARYDPTRFLSLHCFLFPHFKFCPR, from the exons ATGGGTGGGCGTAGAATAATCAAAGCTGCGGCCTTCCTGATTGCTTTAGGATATAGCAGTTTGCTTGTTTATCAAGGCGGTGTGAATTTTAACTTCCAAGAAAGTCGGTCAGTGCAAGTGGCCGATTTATCTATTGAACCTGTGACAAAAACCACTATTTTGGACAGTGgtcagaataaaaatataactttggatgatatttttataagtgtaaAAACGACAAAACACTATCAAAATACAAGATTGCCGATATTATTAAAGACATGGTTCCAGTTGGCAAAAGAGCAG ACATGGTTTTTCACAGACATAGACAATCAACAACTACAAAATCAAACAA ACGGTCACATGGTAAACACGAAGTGCTCGGCGTCGCATCAGCGAAAACACCTCTGTTGCAAAATGTCCGTCGAATATGACCATTTTCTGGAAAGCGGTAAAAA GTGGTTCTGTCATTTCGATGATGACAACTACGTGAACATTCCTCGATTGGTCAGCGTACTACAGACATATAATCACCATGAAGATTGGTATCTTGGTAGAACGTCTGTCTATGAacctgtaaaaatatataaaaagccaACTAGTAAG TTATTATTTTCGTTTTGGTTTGCGACTGGCGGGGCTGGTTTTTGTATCAGCAGAAGTTTAGCTTTAAAGATGTTGCCAGTGGCGAG TGGCGGAAGATTCATCAGTATCTGTGAAGGTATTCGGTTGCCAGATGATGTATCCATGGGGTTTATTATAG AACATCTTATGAAGAAAAATTTAACTCGGGTGCCCGAGTTTCATTCACACTTGGAGCAAATGAAACTTTTGATGCCGGAAACATTCCGGGATCAAATATCCTTCAGTTACTCAAAGTCAAAGACTGGTTGGAACGTCATAAACGTTCCGGGCTTCGACGCAAGATATGATCCTACTAg ATTTCTCTCACTGCATTGCTTTCTCTTCCCACATTTCAAATTTTGTCCTAGGTAA